The genome window GTATCTTTGTAGGCTATGACATACACAGGAAAGGGTGGCGCTGCATGGATCCTGAAACACATAAAGTAACCACTTCACGTGATGTTGTATTTGATGAGGTGTCGTCTTATCACACTACTCAGAATAATGTGGTTCATCATCAAGAAAAGGTTCAGCTTTCTCCGGAACATGATCTCTCAGATGATGAACTAACTTCAGCACCAGGAGACTCAAACAACAATGTAAGTTCAGATTCAGTTCGAGACAGAAGAGAGAGGAGGCAGCCATCTTATCTTCAAGACTATGAGGTACACTTAAACAATTGTACTGTTACATCATGCTTCTTTACAGGAGAATCTAATCAATATGAACCATTAACATACGAAGAAGTGAAAGACAAACCTAAATGGGAGCGTGCAATGAAAGAAGAATTGGAAGCGTTGAGAAAAAATGAAACTTGGGAGTTAATTCCTAGGACTGACAATTGTGTTCCTGTCACTTGTAAATGGGTGTACAagctaaaaaaaatcagatgGAAGTATCGAACGATACAAGGTCAGGCTAGTTGCACGTGGTTTTTCTCAAAACTATGGGCTGGATTATGAAGAAACATTCAGTCCGGTGGCAAAGATGGTGACACTACGATCAACAATTGCTCTTGCATCATTAAAAGGGTGGAAGTTATGGCAACTTGATGTGAAGAATGCATTTCTTTACGGTGAATTGGATCGTGAGGTGTTCATAGAGCAGCCTAAAGTATACGTTCCGAAGGATTATCCAAATTATGTTTGTCGATTGAAAAAGTCTATATACGGTCTTCGACAGTCATCACGTTCTTGGTACGGTAAAGTTGCTCAGTATATACTCTTTTGTGGTTTTAGAGTTTCAGAAGCGGATTCTAGTTTATTCGTTAAAATAGAATCAAATGTCACTTGATTGTACTCGTATACGTGAATGATATGATTATCACAGGAAATAATGGAGATGAGGTTGCTATGTTGATAAATCAGTTATCTGTACGTTTTGAGTTAAAGAATCTGGGAGAAGCTAGTTGATTTCTTAGTCTTGAAGTGGAGAAGTCAACTGATGGTTATTTTATCTCTCAAAGAGCTTATGTAAAGGATCTGTTGCGTCGCTTTAACATGGAGGAGTCCAAAGAAAAGGCTATTTCAATTGAGCAGGGCCTGAAATTAACAAGTAGTGGAGGTGTTCCACTAAATGATGCAACACCATTTCGACAGCTTGTGGgtagtttaatttatttaactatCACAAGGCCTGAACTTTGTTACTCGGTTAGTGTGGTATCACAATTTATGCAACATCCTACTTATCAACATTGGGATGCGGCGAAAAGGATTCTACGATATATTAAAGGCACTCTGGATTATGGTCTGATGTATAGAAATTGTGAAAAGATTCAACTAGTTGGGTACACAGATGCGGATTGGGCAGGTAGTGTAGAAGATAGGCATTTAACTACTGGATATTGTTTTAGTATGGGTTCATCAATGGTGTCCTGGTGCAGCAAGAAACAACCGGTTGTTGCTTTGTCGAGCACAGAAGCAGAGTATGTGGCAGCAAGCATGGCGGCACAGGAGTGTGTTAGGCTAAAATGATTGATAAGAAGCATGCTTCGTGAGTTTAATTATGCTGTGCAGTTTAAGTGTGATAATGAAAGTGCTGTAAAATTAACTGCAAATCCAGTGTTTCATGCACGAACAAAGCACATCGAAGTTCGATATCATTACATTCGTGAAACGGTGCTAAATCATGATATTAAATTAGAAAGTGTGTCGACAAACGAACAGGTGGCGgatattttcacaaattaaGGCATTGGAAAGCCTAAGTTTGAGTTGCGCAGAAGTTCACTTGGAGTAGTATCGCAAGTTTGCTCTAAGGAGgggtattaaaaataattagtgcaaattatttcttttatttattttgttctagGTTTTATTTTCTGTAGAAGTTGTTTAAGTCGATGCTAGTTGGATAAGGTTGTTCCTGTTTCTTAGCAGTTTGAATAagtcttagagcaagtccaataggtgtgctaaatcaagtcttaaattcaaaaatagggaatatgggataaaattgcactccaacactatgctagtgatgtgctaaatcactagcacaagcctccccttccctatttttagaatatgctagccacttctaaactatttttatcattaaaatattcatttccatctctcctccacatcattttcctcttttttttttcctctttcCCTCTTTTTTTCCCTTTCCCTTCcttcttttaatattattataataatcgggaatggatatagggagtactattggagctcatgtgctaaatcactaagacatattattttatgatatttttaagaaacctcttagcatagtgttggacttgctcttaggaaGTTGAGAAATAAGTGGCGTAGTGGAGCATTTGTATTTTGTAGTATGATTAGTTttagtttcaaatatataagtgaTAGGCCTGCTTGTATTCAAACCACTATAGTTTATCACaatcattttctttctcgaaTGTTCAGTGTATTGTCTCTGTAATTGTTCTCAGCAAGctttcttttgttttatgaTGTTTATGAATGAGCGGAGGCAATAATAATAGTGAAAAGACTGATCACACTCATCACAATTATAGAGCCACCTCTGATTATCAACTTACTTGGATCGAATGCATAAATTGTAATAACCTGAAATCTACTGCAAGTTTCACATACCCACCCCAATTTTATAGTGACTTGCACTACATTTAGAATCGGAGAGAGGATTCTGAACAAGGGGTGGTGTTTGTGAGATTTATGCCTAATGCTAGTGGGTAAGAATACACAACGTGCGTCAAATCTGATATTACAAGTCTCACAGAGATAGTAAAAACCATTTGCATAGTACTAGTTGATAACCCGTGCAAGCacgtatttaaataaaattttaaaatttgttatttatttgaagaataatatctttaaattatacttatttaaattattgtttttaagtgatatttaaattattgttatttaatataagactttctatatattCAATTTGATCCAActacaaatttatttcataacgaTATGGGTCCCGTTTCTATGGAGTccacaaaataagagtattggagtccaaaattatttaaaaataatctactcgtttcaattttaatttttttaatctacaatatttgtaaacatctgacAATTTGCAGGTTATGTTTCACAATATAATTGttgtaatcaaaagataaaacaattatcttataaatcactaaacgctatatatgttctaaaatataactcataggtagaataatgatcttaatgattgttaatgttgaaaaatattaataattaattgatagttatatatttaaaaatacttaaagatggtaaattatatataaatttgaataataaaatatattatttatgattaaactaaaagattatgactGGTACTTACTGCGGCTGAAATGCGGACTTTATGGAAATTAACTCtaaaagtatgttttattttagtaaaattaatatgttgtttgatgattttaaattgtgaaaataatatgcaaaatcaacacatataagttcgtttatagcttctttaatcttgaaaaaaaattcaaaattttaagtcgtaattattttat of Daucus carota subsp. sativus chromosome 3, DH1 v3.0, whole genome shotgun sequence contains these proteins:
- the LOC108212667 gene encoding secreted RxLR effector protein 161-like — translated: MEESKEKAISIEQGLKLTSSGGVPLNDATPFRQLVGSLIYLTITRPELCYSVSVVSQFMQHPTYQHWDAAKRILRYIKGTLDYGLMYRNCEKIQLVGYTDADWAGSVEDRHLTTGYCFSMGSSMVSWCSKKQPVVALSSTEAEYVAASMAAQECVRLK